The genomic window AATAAAAAGTCATACATTTTTTTTCCTCTTAATGTGACTTTGCACCCGATCGGCATTCCTTCTCTCAATTTAAATGCTGCCAATGATTTCTTAGCTCTTGTTATTAATGGTTTTTGCCCAGTTATCAGACTTAATTCATGGGCTGCTTCATCTAATTTTTTAGAGTCAGAAACAGCATCGCCAACCCCCATATTAATAACTATTTTGTCTATTTTTGGTACTTGCATAATAGATTTATATTTATTTTCTTTGAAAAGTTCATCTTTTATTTTTGTGTTATATAATTCTTGTAAAACGCACTTCATTTTTGAACCTCTCCTTATTTAAGAATAGCCTTAGATTTAACGGTAATTCTTTTCTTTTTTCCATCTATAAAGCTATATGCAATTCTTGTTGTTTGATCTTTATTTTTAGGAT from Spiroplasma endosymbiont of Aspidapion aeneum includes these protein-coding regions:
- the rplE gene encoding 50S ribosomal protein L5, whose translation is MKCVLQELYNTKIKDELFKENKYKSIMQVPKIDKIVINMGVGDAVSDSKKLDEAAHELSLITGQKPLITRAKKSLAAFKLREGMPIGCKVTLRGKKMYDFLLKLISVALPRVRDFRGVSKKSFDNFGNYSLGIKEQIIFPEIDYDKVKKIRGMDITIVTSTNSSEDSMKLLEKIGMPFTK